Genomic window (Gelria sp. Kuro-4):
AGAGAAAGTGTACACGGAACTCGCTAACGTCACGAATAACAGCGAAAAAACATCAGGGCTGGCCGACGTAGGCAAGAAAGAGCTAGACGCGTTGATAGCGTCTATCAAGGGAGTACGGAATTCCTTTGAGGTCGTAGTCGAGAAAATGACAAGCCTCAGCAGCTCAGTAAAACAGGTGGATCAAATCCTGGAGGTAATCAACGGAATAGCAGAGCAGACGAACCTCCTGGCCTTAAACGCAGCCATTGAAGCGGCGCGCGCAGGTGAAGCCGGCCGCGGGTTTGCCGTGGTAGCGGATGAGGTTCGTAAGCTCGCCGAGCAGTCCCGTACTTCCTCGGACAAGATAAGGTCGCTTCTGGCCACTATAGGTGCAGAAACAAACGACGTAGTGTCCACATCCGGTGAAGTCAGCAGGCAGGTAAGCGAGCAGCTGGGCAAGGTCGAAAACACGATTAAGGCCTTCGACAATATACTTGAAGCAGTATCTGCGATGGGTCCCATGATTACCAGAACCCGTAGTGAGGTAGACAACACGGTAAGGTCCAAAGATGTGGTGCTGGAACGAGTTGAAAGCATAAGCGCCGTAGCGCAGGAGACCTCAGCTTCGTCGCAGGAGATTGCCGCCTCGGCCGAGGAACTTTCCGCTTCTACCGAGGAGATAGCCTCGACCGCTCAAGAGGTTCTCAGCGTGGCCAAACGTTTGGAGGAACAGGTGGGACATTTCAAGGTGTGAAGACTTCTCTTCTGAGAGAAGTTAGCTGGCGGCGTGAGATGGAATTTCTCCTTTTCGAGGGCTTCAACCAAAAGGGGAAAAGGCGATCCTGGCAGGATCGCTTTTTCTCTACTGCCGGAGGAATTTGTTTACGCTTCTTGGCCTGGCGCTACCCTCTTCAACTCTAAGAAATCAGGCTATCGAACAATTCCCTAGGTTTCGCCTATCAACACTCGGGCTCGTAAGCCGTTTAAGCTATTAGCGTAATCCGTTGGAGCCAGGGGCGCATTCTAAGATAGAGTAAACTCTTAGTAGTCATCCATGCCGCTAAACAGCGGCACCACAAAGGATGAAATGGATAGAGGGCGAAATTGTATCGCGCTACCCGGATGAAGAAGGTCGTGTTTTCCCTGGAAACAGCTTCCACGGCAGGAACTGAGCGGAAAGACGAAGAAAGAGACCCCACCGTCCTTAGGCAGGACGAGTATCGGAGATACTCAGGAGGGTGAGGCATCCCGAACTCTTTAGCGAGCTCTGGCAGGCCCTTCAGGACTGCGACCGGAAGGAGGTAAAGAAAATCCTTGAAGCAGCCGAGAAGGGGAGAGTCGGAAAACCGCCGACGGGCGGTACAAAAATGCCGAACCTACGTCCAACACAACTGGGACGGCATTGCCTCTTACAAGAACTACCGGGAAGAAATCGTGGGCTGCAGTGCAGAACCGCACGTGAGCCACGTTCTGTCTGCCCGTATGAGCTCGCGTCCCATGGCCTGGAGTATAGGTGGGGCAGGTCGCATGGCACAGCTACGTGTCATGGAGGCTAACGGCTTTTCTGTGCGGGAACATTACGCTACGCTTCTCAGCTCCAGAGAACGGGGTAAACTGTCTTGTGCACCTGAGACCATACGAGCCCAGAGAACTCTCGCTGCCAAGTATTTTGATCGTCTTCAGGCGCATTTGCCTGCTCTAGATGGTTCTCGCAACTCCCTGACCATGGTCTTAAAAAGCCTCGCGTTCCCCGCTTAAGATCCTCGCGAACCAAAACCACGACAGAAATGCCGTCGATACCATCGCTGACTAAGAGCAGGGGCCTTTCTTCTCCGCACTGACCTACGGTGCCTTGACACTATCATACGTTGCTTGAGACTAACCCTTTGTTGTAGTAAAATATATCCTGCTGGAGGTGACATAGTTGAGACGCGTAAGTCTCTTACTTATTATAGGATTTGTAGTTATCAATATTGCTGGCTTTGTCGAAGACGTATACTGAGGTCTCTGAAAAAGCAGTAGATACTAATACTATTTCTTAGAGGATATAGCAGGAAAATGCAGAGCTGGCGTTGAAATAAGCATTATAAGAGAGCTATTTTGAGGTGATCGCCCGTGCTCAAATCAAAAGACGGCCAGCAGGACTTTTTCGACCTCCACATCTTCTCCCGGATGATCCCCGAGGACCATCCTTTGGTACAAATAAAGAAGAATGTCGATTTTTCCTTTGTAACGGGAGTGGTCGCGGACTTATATGACCCGGTGAACGGGCGACCCAGCTATCCCCCGGAGTCCCTGTTCAGGGTACTCTTCTTGGAAGTTTGGGCGGGCCTTTCCGATGTACAGGTGTGCCGGGAGCTCAAGTACAACGTGCTCTACCGCTGGTTCTGCGACTTTGGCTGGGACGACATAGTTCCAGATGATACTACCTTGGTGGTCTTCCGCAAACGCTTGGGAGAAGAGAAGTTCCGTGAGCTTTTCGAGCGGGTCGTTGAAGAAGCGAAAGCTAAGAAGTGCCTTCGCGGCCACTGGACGATTATTGATGGGACCAAGGTGATAGCTCACGTTGCCGTCAAGAATACCCTGAGTTTGGTGCGGGAAGGCCGTAAGCGCGTACTTAGGAATCTGGCGCGCGTCGACGCTGCCAAGGCGGAAGAACTGCAAAATCTAGCTGCTCCGCTGCCTGATGCCGACTATTCCTCCCACACGGAGCTTCTCGCTGCCGAGATCGAGCAGGGCAAGAAATTCCTGGCAGCCGTAGGAGACTGTACTACTGATGAGTCTGTGGGGAGAGAGTGCGCTCTTTATGCCGCCGTTCTGAACGGTGAGGGTGTAGCCAGCTTCAGTGATCCGGAGGCTCGCTGGGGCTTTAAGAAGAAAGACGAACCGTTCTTGGGATACAAAGTTCATGCGGCTTGCGATGAGACGGGCATTGTCACCGCTGTGGAGGTTACTCCAGGCAACGAAGCGGAACTTGAACCCGCCAAGGAAATGATAGCGGCCTTGGAAGAAAGGGAGTTGAAGGCATCCCGACTGGCTGCTGACAAGGGTTACGATGATTCCACTTTTCGAACGGAGTTGGTTGAAAGCAATATCAAACCCTACATTCCTAATCGCACAAAGAAAGACAGGCTTGAGGAACAAGGCTTTAAGTACAACCCAAAATCAAAGGTTCTCCGTTGCAAAGCGGGCAAGAAGGCCATTGGCAGTACCCCTCACAAGAACGGTGGGCTGACCTATTACTTCTCGGAAAAGGACTGTGCCGCCTGTCCGTATCGTAACTCCTGCCTGAGTAAAACCGAAACCCGGAAAAGAGCCTACGTAAAACCGGAAGTCCTCGCTAACCGACCGCGAGGCATCAAAATTGCAATGCGCATCAGAAGAACAATCGAGAGAATATTCGGCGAGGCCAAAACCTGGCACGGCATGGCACGAGCCCGCTATCGGGGTCGTTTCCGCGTAGCTATCCAGGTCTTTCTGACTTTTATCTGCCTGAACGTCAAAAAGATGGCGCAAAGAATCGCGGCTCAGCTGGCTACGGCCTGAATGTAGTGACAAAACATTCAAAGCCAGGAATATCAAGGGAAATCGGGAGTGACTTAAGCACCTAGATACACGCCAACTACCATTATGTGGCAAACCTCAGGCTTGAGAAGTGTCAAGGAGTACCGGGTTTTTCAGGGATCTCATACTGTACAAATTTATCATGAAAGGAGTATGTTATGATTGGTTTGCTTAATCTTGGCAGCCTCGTGCTTGGTCTGATTGCTTGGATACTTCCTGTTGTTAATCTCATGCGATATAAAAAGCATGACTATAGGAATTGGGTCACTCTTGCCATTATGAGCATCAGTGCTTGTGCTATTTCGCTATGTTTCCAGATTTTCTATAACTATCATCTGGTTAAGATTGCAGATTGGTCTGCTCTTATGGACATAACGGATAATGTGGCGTTCGTCGCAGCAGTTCTTCTCGTCGTTACCATCATTTTAAATGCAATTACTCTGCTTGTATATCATGGCAGAACAGCAAAGTAAGATGTCACAAAAGTAGAAACTCGGGAAAGAGTATTACCAGATAGTAGTCATCCATGCCGCTGAATAGCGGCACCACAAAGGATGAAATGAATAGAGGGCGAACTTGTATCGCGCTACCCGGATGAAGAAGGTCGTTTTCCCTTGGTGCCGATAAGCCCGATTAGGAGTCTGACCTCGGCGATCGCAGGGGCGCCGCAAAATGTAGCCTCCGAGGGGAGAGCACGCGAAGGAGAGCCGCATAAGGGCGATCGCCGCGCCGGGAAAAACGGAGGGTTAAGGCGATGCAAGTGACCTATGAACGTTGTGGCGGGTTGGATGTTCACAAAAAAAGTATGACTGCGTGTGTCATCACCTCAGAAGGAAAAGAAACGCGGACGTATGGGACAATGACCCACCCCATCTCCGGGCAGTCTTGGTTCGAGCAGCTCGTGCTGCAGCGCGGACAAAAGGGACTTATCTATCTGCCCTCTATCACCGGCTTGCGGCTCGTCGGGGGCGTGCCCTTGTGAAGCGGCAGGAATTAGGGTATAATAACGCCAGAGGTTTATGAGCGGACGGGCGTTGGCTGGGGTTCGGGCTGTTCCCCTGGTCGCGGCAGGGGTCTTTTTGTGTTGTCTAAGACAGAGGAGGTGCACTTTTGAGCGCAGGTGCGAAGGATAAGCTTACCCTGATTCCCTTGGGCGGATTGGGGGAACGGGGTAAAAACATGCTGCTCTTGGAAACAGAGCGGGACATCATGGTGATCGACTGCGGCCTGATGATCCCGGAGGAAGAGTTGCTGGGTATCGATTTTGTGATCCCCGACATGAGTTACCTTTTGGAAAACCGGGAGAAGGTGCGCGGCGTGGTGCTCACCCACGGTCATGAGGGGCACATCGGCGCGCTGCCTTACCTGCTCCGCGAGCTGAACGTGCCGGTGTACGGCACTCCCATGACGCAAGGGATAGCAAGCACGAGGCTCCGCCACGCGGGGGTAGGAGGCGCTCATCTCCGGAGCGTGAACCCCGGTGAGGTATTTGGCCTCGGGTCTTTTAAAGTGGAGCTGGTGACGGTGAGCCACACCCTGCCGGGGGCGGTGGCGGTGGTGGTTTCCACCCCGTGCGGCCGCGTGGTGCACACGGGGGATTTCCATTTTGACCAGACGCCGCCCAATGGAAACTTCACCGATATCCACCGCCTGGCCGAGCTGGGGCGGGAAGGCGTGCTGCTGCTGCTCTCCGACAGCACCAACGCTGAGGTGGCCGGTTTTTCACCTTCGGAGAGGGAGCCCCTAGGGGCCATCCGCAACATCTTGCGCGGGGCACAAGGTCGGGTCATTATGGTCGGCTACGGGGCCAGCCTCTACCGCCTGGAGCAAGTG
Coding sequences:
- a CDS encoding UPF0236 family transposase-like protein, which codes for MKQPRRGESENRRRAVQKCRTYVQHNWDGIASYKNYREEIVGCSAEPHVSHVLSARMSSRPMAWSIGGAGRMAQLRVMEANGFSVREHYATLLSSRERGKLSCAPETIRAQRTLAAKYFDRLQAHLPALDGSRNSLTMVLKSLAFPA
- a CDS encoding IS1182 family transposase; protein product: MLKSKDGQQDFFDLHIFSRMIPEDHPLVQIKKNVDFSFVTGVVADLYDPVNGRPSYPPESLFRVLFLEVWAGLSDVQVCRELKYNVLYRWFCDFGWDDIVPDDTTLVVFRKRLGEEKFRELFERVVEEAKAKKCLRGHWTIIDGTKVIAHVAVKNTLSLVREGRKRVLRNLARVDAAKAEELQNLAAPLPDADYSSHTELLAAEIEQGKKFLAAVGDCTTDESVGRECALYAAVLNGEGVASFSDPEARWGFKKKDEPFLGYKVHAACDETGIVTAVEVTPGNEAELEPAKEMIAALEERELKASRLAADKGYDDSTFRTELVESNIKPYIPNRTKKDRLEEQGFKYNPKSKVLRCKAGKKAIGSTPHKNGGLTYYFSEKDCAACPYRNSCLSKTETRKRAYVKPEVLANRPRGIKIAMRIRRTIERIFGEAKTWHGMARARYRGRFRVAIQVFLTFICLNVKKMAQRIAAQLATA